Proteins found in one Thalassomonas actiniarum genomic segment:
- the phoU gene encoding phosphate signaling complex protein PhoU, producing the protein MDNLNLGRHISGQFNEDLERVINHVMHMGGLVEKQVSDALVAVAEADEDLARKVLSNDFQINSLEVSIDDECTRIIAKRQPAAGDLRLIMAIVKTIADLERIGDEAEKIANVALESFSGDYKALLLSLENLGNRVIEFLRATLDAFTRMDAETAISVHKSDDKVDREYEALMRQLMTYMMEDPRSIPQIMSVIWSARALERIGDRCQNICEYIIYFVKGKDVRHLKAEDMKEL; encoded by the coding sequence ATGGATAATTTAAATCTCGGTCGTCATATTTCCGGCCAGTTTAACGAAGACCTTGAACGGGTGATCAACCATGTAATGCATATGGGTGGCCTGGTTGAGAAACAAGTCAGTGACGCTTTGGTTGCCGTGGCGGAAGCCGACGAAGATTTGGCGCGTAAAGTACTGAGCAATGATTTTCAGATCAATAGCTTAGAAGTCAGCATTGATGATGAGTGTACCCGCATTATCGCCAAACGCCAGCCGGCTGCCGGAGATTTACGCCTGATCATGGCAATCGTAAAAACCATTGCCGACTTGGAACGTATCGGCGATGAGGCGGAAAAAATCGCCAATGTCGCGCTGGAAAGCTTTTCCGGCGACTATAAAGCCTTATTGCTGAGCCTGGAAAACCTCGGCAACCGGGTGATAGAGTTCTTGCGCGCCACCTTAGATGCCTTTACCCGTATGGATGCCGAAACCGCCATTAGCGTGCATAAAAGCGATGACAAGGTAGACAGGGAATATGAAGCCCTGATGCGCCAGCTGATGACCTATATGATGGAAGATCCCCGCTCTATCCCGCAAATCATGAGTGTGATCTGGTCTGCCCGGGCGCTGGAGCGTATCGGCGACCGTTGTCAAAATATTTGTGAATACATTATTTACTTTGTTAAAGGTAAAGATGTCCGTCACCTTAAAGCGGAAGATATGAAGGAACTTTAA
- a CDS encoding TIGR00153 family protein: protein MARNSILGVFAKSPIKPLEKHIRMVTKCCNQLIPFFAACSEQDWTTAAKVRKKLSKLEQDADVLKRKLRLELPGGLFMPVDRADLLELLTQQDKIANKAKDIAGRVLGRKLEIPEAIQDQFSTYLQRCIDATEKAADAINELDDLLETGFRGREVELVEKMINQLDEIEDDTDTMQIELRHDLMLIENTLNPIDAMFLYQIIEWVGDLADLAERVGARLEILLARN, encoded by the coding sequence ATGGCCAGAAATTCAATACTAGGTGTATTTGCAAAATCACCGATAAAACCATTAGAAAAACACATTCGTATGGTAACTAAGTGTTGTAACCAACTTATACCGTTCTTTGCTGCCTGCTCCGAGCAGGATTGGACTACTGCAGCAAAAGTGCGTAAAAAACTTTCTAAGTTAGAGCAGGACGCCGACGTATTAAAACGCAAACTTCGCCTGGAACTGCCCGGCGGTTTGTTTATGCCGGTGGACAGAGCTGACTTGCTGGAACTCTTGACCCAACAGGACAAGATAGCGAATAAGGCGAAAGATATCGCCGGTCGCGTATTAGGACGGAAACTGGAGATCCCGGAAGCTATTCAGGATCAGTTTTCCACTTATTTACAACGTTGTATCGACGCTACCGAAAAGGCGGCGGATGCAATAAATGAATTAGACGATTTATTAGAAACCGGATTTCGTGGTCGTGAAGTTGAATTGGTTGAAAAAATGATCAACCAACTTGATGAAATTGAAGATGATACAGATACCATGCAAATTGAACTTCGTCACGATCTGATGTTGATTGAAAATACACTGAACCCTATTGATGCAATGTTCTTGTATCAAATAATCGAATGGGTTGGCGACCTTGCCGACTTAGCTGAGCGCGTTGGTGCTCGTTTAGAAATTTTGTTGGCTAGAAACTAG
- the pstB gene encoding phosphate ABC transporter ATP-binding protein PstB, whose amino-acid sequence MISVTPKVLASDPKQLDLNNLSPEQVALGINNLNLYYGDKQALKNITMSIPKGQVTAFIGPSGCGKSTLLRCINRMNDLVDTCRIEGEINLHGENIYNKHVDVAALRRQVGMVFQRPNPFPKSIYENVVYGLRITGVNNRRVLDDAVEKSLRSAALWDEVKDRLHESALGLSGGQQQRLVIARAIAIEPEVLLLDEPTSALDPISTLTIEELINDLKKQFTVVIVTHNMQQAARVSDQTAFMYMGDLIEYSDTNTLFTAPLKKKTEDYITGRYG is encoded by the coding sequence ATGATTTCTGTAACACCTAAAGTTTTAGCATCAGATCCTAAGCAGCTTGATTTGAACAATTTATCCCCGGAGCAGGTTGCCTTGGGCATTAATAACCTTAACCTGTATTACGGTGACAAGCAGGCACTGAAAAACATTACCATGTCTATCCCCAAAGGCCAGGTGACGGCTTTTATCGGACCAAGTGGTTGCGGTAAGTCGACCTTGTTGCGTTGTATCAACCGTATGAACGACCTGGTGGATACGTGCCGTATCGAAGGGGAAATTAACCTGCACGGGGAAAATATCTATAATAAGCATGTTGACGTGGCAGCCCTTCGCCGTCAGGTGGGCATGGTATTCCAGCGGCCAAATCCCTTTCCGAAAAGTATTTATGAGAATGTGGTCTATGGTTTGCGCATTACCGGTGTTAATAACCGCCGTGTGCTTGATGATGCGGTGGAAAAGTCCCTGCGCAGCGCCGCGTTATGGGATGAGGTGAAAGACAGGTTGCATGAAAGCGCCCTGGGCTTGTCCGGTGGTCAGCAGCAAAGGCTAGTGATCGCTAGGGCTATTGCCATAGAGCCGGAAGTTTTACTGCTGGATGAACCAACCTCGGCGTTAGATCCCATTTCTACCTTAACCATAGAAGAGTTGATTAACGACCTGAAAAAGCAGTTTACGGTAGTGATCGTTACCCATAATATGCAGCAGGCGGCACGGGTCTCGGACCAAACTGCCTTTATGTATATGGGGGATCTGATCGAATACAGCGACACCAATACCTTGTTCACCGCACCGTTGAAGAAGAAAACCGAAGACTATATCACCGGACGATATGGGTAA